A genomic stretch from Canis lupus familiaris isolate Mischka breed German Shepherd chromosome 17, alternate assembly UU_Cfam_GSD_1.0, whole genome shotgun sequence includes:
- the LOC119877126 gene encoding uncharacterized protein LOC119877126 yields the protein MISVMLPVFLPIVLPVMIPVVLPMMIPIVVPVILPVVLPVILSVMLPISLLIVLPVILPVMLPIVLPVMLPMMLPVILPVILPIVLPMVLLISISGAALPRALGAGTTEPAPAPWLAASLHPAAAPPRDRRSGVPGAQAHGVLAGIGATPRPSPGGGNGALSSALRRGRPRRPREEGAGARLLQGFAIVCGICRENGEDVSVPAHPAPDARRRPLLLSVWLRDPGTRGLGSGEVMTPLEGPEVSQ from the exons ATGATCTCTGTGATGCTCCCTGTGTTCCTCCCCATAGTCCTCCCTGTGATGATCCCTGTAGTCCTCCCCATGATGATCCCCATAGTCGTCCCTGTGATCCTCCCCGTAGTCCTCCCTGTGATCCTCTCCGTGATGCTCCCTATAAGCCTCCTCATAGTCCTCCCCGTGATCCTCCCCGTGATGCTCCCCATAGTCCTCCCTGTGATGCTCCCCATGATGCTCCCTGTGATCCTTCCCGTGATCCTCCCCATAGTCCTCCCCATGGTCCTCCTCATTAGCATCTCCGGGGCGGCCCTGCCCCGCGCGCTCGGAGCTGGAACCACAGAACCCGCACCTGCTCCCTGGCTGGCCGCCTCCCTCCATCCCGCAGCTGCACCACCGCGTGACAGACGGTCGGGGGTGCCCGGGGCCCAGGCTCACGGGGTGCTGGCCGGCATTGGAGCCACCCCACGTCCCAGTCCCGGTGGTGGTAACGGGGCGCTCAGCTCTGCTCTGAGGCGAGGGCGGCCCCGACGGCcgcgggaggagggggcaggagcacGGCTGCTGCAGGGATTCGCCATCGTCTGCGGTATTtgcagagaaaatggagaagatgTGAGCGTCCCAGCGCATCCAGCTCCAGATGCCCGCCGGCGGCCCCTGCTCCTGTCCGTCTGGCTTAGAGATCCAGGGACACGAGGTCTCGGCTCCGGGGAG GTGATGACGCCCCTGGAGGGACCCGAGGTTTCTCAGTAG